The stretch of DNA TCTCTTTCCTAGTGCTTCTTTTCCCGATTGCTGACGATACACTTCAATTTGCGGTTTATTTTCCTTTTTAAATCCCTCTGTAAAAACAATATCCATATCACTCATATCCTGTATGAGCAAATCAAGTGCTCTTTCTTCAGCAACACGCCGAATATACGCAACCTTATTTGCTGCTGATATACAAACGATATCAGCACCGGCTTGTGCATGTCGCCAAGTGTCTTTTTCCGGGTAATCTATTTCAAAACCATGCACGTCATGCTTTATAGTTCCTACCTTGTAACCCCGTCGTTTCATCTCGCTAATTACTTTTATAACAAAGGTGGTTTTACCATTATTGGCATAGCCCACAAAAGAAACAACTGGCATCATCTTTATCACCAGCTCTCATTATATTTTCTCGCCTCTTGGTACTCTTCATAGGTATTAAGATTGTAAAATAATTTTCCTGGCAAAACGGCGGTAGAAGACCATTCAGCCTCGTGCAAAAAATGGCATTGAACTCTAGTAAAAAGTGAGATCACACGACGATCTCCTTCGCTCAGCAATGTCTCAATTGCCGGGATACATGTCTTGCTGTAAGAAGCAAATAGCGGTTGTTGCTTCTGGCTATAAATTGGTACTACTACATCCCAATTCTTGATTTTATCAAGTAGCATTTTCACAAGCCCAGGAATGACAAATGGCATATCACATCCGATAACAAACGCTTGAGGATACCTAGCATGAGAAAGCCCAGCATGAATCCCACTTAATGGTCCTTGGTTGGGAATGATATCAGCAACAACTCTTGCAGAAGCTATCATTTGACGAGGTCGATTACTTACCACAATAACTTCCTGACAGATTCCTTGCAAAGTTGCAGTAAGATACTGTAAGATGTCGCTTTCACCCCATGGGAGAAAAGCTTTATCCTGACCCATTCTAGTACTTTTTCCCCCTGCTAAAATTATGGCACTTGCTTTACTCAATCCCAAATCCCCCCTTACAGTCCATGATAAATGAGATTAAGTGACAGATTCTCGTTTTTAGATAGATACTCCAAGGCATGGCCAGAGTTTATAGAGTCGACATTTTATATCTTTATTATCGCAGTTAACTTTCACTTTGAATATCAGGGAAACCCACATACCTTGTCAGTATTTTCACTTACACACCTACAGTAATGGCTGGTACTATCAAAGTCTCATGCAGTTGGCACCCCCAAGAACGCGCACCGAAACAAATCCCTATAGCCTTGTAGGCTATAGGGATTTCATCTAATTATTATTATCGTTTCTTTACCACTTATCGGATTAATTCTACTAATTTTTTACCTTTAATTTCTTCGCCTTTCCATGGTATTACAGCAAAATTTCCTTGCGCTATTTCATCCACTTTATTAATCCATGGAATTTCGTTTTGAGATTTCGTTTTTAATAATGGACTTTGGGTGTTTGTCATGAGTAAGCTTGAATTAATAACCCACCATTTGTTATTAATACCGGCTCTTTTTAAATCTTCTTGTAAGCGCATTGCTTCGTATACAGGCGTCGCTTCAGGAAGAGTGACAATGACAACTTCTGTTTCTTTTGCATCTCGTAATCTTGGTAATAAGTTCTTCACCGCTTCTGGTATGTCGCCTTGGGATTTTTGTATTTCTTTATGATAACTTTGTGTAGCATCTAATAGCAGCAACGTGTGACCAGTAGGTGCTGTATCAATTACCACAATTTCATCATCCGCATTATCTACTATCTCAGCAAAAGCACGGAATACAGCGATTTCTTGTGTGCAGGGAGAGCGAAGATCTTCTTCTACATACGCAATGTCTTCTTCTGCCATTGTTTCTCTTGCCTTTGCCAAAACAGCTTCCGTGTAATTACGAAGCTCTTCCTTCTCATCAATCTTACTTAACCGAATCCCATGACCTTCTTCCACTACAAATTTCAGATGGTCTGCTGGATCAGTGGTTGTCAAATGCACTTTTAAACCTTTTTCGGCAAGACCGATGGCAATCGCCGCTGCTAAGGTCGTTTTTCCCACACCACCTTTTCCCATGGTGAAGATCACTCTTTTTTTCGATGCGTAAAGATCCTCAATTAATGCTTTAACTTTTGGCAATTCTTCTTTATTTAGCTTATAATTTTGGATTTCTAAATAATCTTCTTTTAACAGCATTCTTATATTTTTAATTCCTGTTACATTGTATGCACGTAATGGAATTCTATAGGTCGGAGTATCCTGTAAAGATTCTGGTATATTCCGTAATGCCTCTTGCTGCTTGGAATACAGCTTATCAGCTATTTCATCATTTTCAACATCTAAATCCAGCACACCATTAACAACTAATAGTTGATTATTAACTCCTAATTCCTTCAGTTCCTTAGATGCTCGCTCTGCTTCTTGCAGCGGAGAATATTCAGGCCTAGAGATTAAAATCAAGGTTGTCATTTTACCATCAGCTAGAGTGATAACGGCATTCTTATATACTTCTTTCTTGCTTTCCAGACCCGATAATTGACCCAGACAAGATGCTCCATGGGTACTTTCGCTAATAAAATTACTCCATGCAGAGGGTAGTTGTAGCATCCTTAAGGTATGACCCGTTGGTGCTGTATCAAATAAAATATGATCATATTCTATTTGTGTTTTTTCATCGGTGATAAAATTAGAAAACTCATTAAAGGCTGCAATCTCCACCGTACAAGACCCTGAAAGCTGCTCCTCCATATTCTGTATAACACTTGCTGGTAGTTTACCTTTATAGGGTGCAATAACAGATTCTTTATAAGCCTTGGCAGCTTCTTCTGGATTCAGGTTAGCTACTACAAGATTAGGTACCTCTTGAATGGGAGTGCCTTTACTAGTAAGGTTGATACCAAAAACATCCTGCAAGTTAGATGCTGGATCTGTGCTGACTAATAAAACTTTTTTACCTTGATCTGCTAATGTAATTGCTGTAGCACAGGCTGTCGAAGTTTTTCCGACCCCACCTTTGCCGGTGAAAAATAAATACTTTGTTAGCTTTATATTATCAGGATTAAATAAGTTGTACATGTAATGTCCTCCTACGTTCTACTTAGCAACATCCACCTTCACAACAACATCCATTCTCTTTTTCTGTAGCGGCGGCGGCTATTTCTTCTTTTGATACGCCCGACCATTGAGCAAATTCATCCTCTGTAGGATATTTCCTGGTTTTAACTACTTCTCCATCTACGATGGTAATTGGTAAAACCTCTACTTCTTCTTTCATCAAGTAGTCATTTACCTTCTTATTATCTATAAAGGCTTGAGGTTCACTAGAAAGACCATAGCGAATGATGTCAACGCCCTTTTTAGTAAGAGCATTCACAGTAGTCGCCACTCTTAACAACTCTTGATCAATACCAGGTCCACAAATTCCTGTTGCACAACACATTGCTGGATCAAAAATTTCAATTTTACTCATTTTTATCGCCCCTTTAATTTATTGACTTACTATAAACATATATGTCTATATTTAAATATAATCATATAGCATTTAATAATTACAAGTGCTAAGCACTTGTAATTTCTAAAGACCCGCATTCATAGTTCTGTTCACGATACGTTCTCAGCTTAGCTATATCATGTTGGTATTGGAGATGCTTAGCAAAATCTTCATCTAATAAAGTTTTTATAAAGGAATGGTCTTTTATTATATCTACGTTAATGCCATAGTATACCCACTGTGATTTTTTCTCACTATAAATAATACCCGCATCGCGAAGTTTTGCCAGATGTCTAGACACATTAGACTGACTAGTTTGGAGTATGTCTTCAATTTCGCATACACATAAATTTTCAACTCGTAATAAATTTACAATTCTAAGTCTGGTTCCATCCCCTAATGCTTTTACGATTCGTGTTATACTCAATGCAAATACCTCCTTTACTATCCAATCTATCAAACAAAGTATGGATACCCTAATATGTCTATATTCATTTTTAATCATATACTTTGTCTTTAATTTTGTCAACATGATCTCTATGCTAGCGCCGTGATTATTTTTGACCTTCTTGTTGAGAAACCAATTGCGTTAGGAGCAACGCTACATTTGAAATAGCAACTTCTAATTTCATCCGCACCTCAGGCATTATCAAACATTCCTGGGGATTTGAAATGTCTACGTAATAAGCTTCCTCTAGCTTCCCTAGATAACAATATAACTCGTCAATCTCTTTTATCAATTACTATTCCCTCCCCGTTACCTATTTACAAACACCTTCGATGGAAATACAGCAAGGTTCCTTCCATTATCTCCCTAATACAGCATTGACCAAAACGCTGGCGGCAACACAGAGAAATGACACTTTGCCAACCAAAAATATCCTTTCTTGTGTCCCAAGAATGATCCCTCGTTTTTTTTGAAAAAGATAAGCAAATAAAGAGATGATAATAAACCAAAATACCCAGGATATAATGAACATACAAATCTGTTGACTTATATCGGGCATTATCTTTTCTCCTCCCTCGCGTACGTCTCACTAGGGCTGAAGCACTACAGAACTACCCTCTAGCCTTTTTCTTTTGTCGGCTTTGATTCAAAATCAAACCAGTGCTGGGTCCGATTGCAGAAGCTGCACACCGACAACATGACTGGCACTTCCACCAACACGCCGACAACAGTGGCCAGTGTTGCACCTGACGTCAAACCGAATAAGGAAATAGTAACTGCAACGGCCAATTCAAAAAAATTACTAGCTCCGATGAGTGCCGCTGGTGAGGCGATATTATGTGGCACTTTAAAATATTTAGCTAGACCATAGGCTAACGAGGAATTAAAGTAAACCTGAATAATAATAGGGATGGCAATCAAAACAATGCTAAACCAATTATTAGTAATGACTTCTCCCTGGAAAGCGAAGATAATGACCAATGTTACCAGTAAGGCAATAATGGTTACTGGTTTTAATGGCGTCAATAATTTGTCATTAAACCAATCTTCGCCACGGGATGGGATCAAAATACGTCTGGTAATATAACCTGCAACTAACGGAATGACAATATACAATAGTACCGACATAAACAAGACATCTTTAGGTACGATAATATTGGAAACCCCTAATAAGAACATGACAATTGGTGCAAACAACGCCAACATGAGTAAATCATTAATGGCCACCTGCACTAAAGTGTATGCAGGATCACCATCCGTCAGATAGCTCCATACAAATACCATGGCGGTACAAGGTGCTGCCGCTAGAATAATGGTGCCGGCAAGATATTCATTGGCCATTTGTTCACCAATCATACCAATAAAAACATATTTGAAAAAGAACCAGCCTAACAGTGCCATACTGAAAGGTTTTACTAACCAATTGACAAACAAAGTAATGAATAGCCCCTTCGGTCTGTCTCCTACTTTCAGAATAGCGGAAAAATCAATTTTCAGCATCATAGGATAGATCATTAGCCATATTAAAACTGCAATCGGTAAATTCACATGACTGATTTCCATTTTACTCAGTGAATCAACCACCCCAGGGAACACCTTGCCAAAGCCAATACCAATCACAATACATAGTGCTACCCATAAACTTAAATACCTTTCAAAAAAGTCCAACCTTTTTTCTGTAGACATTAAAATAAAAACCTCCTCTTCATGTAAATAAATATTTTAGATAAAAACCTTTCTTATACATTATATGAATATATTTGAATTGATGCATGTACTTATTAAAAAAAATTTAGGCATTCGGATTATTGGTGTTAAGCTAAAAAAACATAATGCAAAAATTCTAAAGTTAATCCAATAATACTTTTTAGCTAATTATTTTCTGATAGGCAATAACATCAAGCAGTTTTCCTAATCTTTGTCCTATGCTCTTGGAATTTTGTCAGCTTTAAAATTCTCATTCGGCAGCTAAGATCTTAAGTACTTCTTAGCAACTTCTATAGGTCAAAGATGAAGTCCTCCTTGCGAATATGATTATATTCGATTTTACTCATATATGTCAATAAAAAATTAACATACATTTTAATCTGACTAGCATGCGAAAGAAATGCCTGTCCTCTATCTACAATAACAAATAAAATTATCTGGCCTATTGCATTTTAATTAGGGCTGCAAGTTCTATAGCGTTCCTTCGTTGCCATTTTACACAACTGCAGAAAGACCTCAATCTGGTTAAATACTTGCGGATTCAAGCGGTAATAAATCCATTTTCCGTCGCGGCTATCCAGTACGATGCCGGATTGTTTTAAAATTTTTAGATGATGTGAAATGGCCGGCTGGGATTTATCGAAAGCCGCTAGGATATCACATACGCAAAGTTCCTTATCAATTAGCATCCGTACAATTTCTAGGCGAATTTCATCCCCTAGTGCTTTAAAAATTAACGCCACATCTTCCACAATTACCCTCCGCTTCTCATTTTCTATTCTTTAGTATCGAGGAGGATAGGGAGTGATTAGCTCCCCTTCTTCTTACCTCTGTATTTGTAGTTTGTTATTGATGGTTCGGGCCATATACTTTATTTTTTGCCATTTTTGCTATAATTCTTATAACCGCCCGACAAATTGTATACTTTCTTAAAGCCATGATTGATCAAAATATTTTGAGCAGCATTCCCGGTAACCCCTTTATTACAATAAGTAACCGTAACCCTTTCTTTATCAAGGGAATTAAGCGCTGCACGTATTTGCTCCTGAGGGATATTCACTGCACCCTCAACATGAGCTTGATTATATTGCTTGCTCACCCTGGCATCGATAATCTGCACTTCTTTACCATTTCTAATTTTTTCCTGTAACTCAGTCGGGGTCATTAGTTCTCTGCCGCGCCTAATGGCATTATCTAGAATCATGCCGGTATACATCACCGGGTCTTTGGTGGTAGAAAATGGTGGTGCATAGGCTAAATCCAGATGAAACAAATCTTCTGCTTTCGCACCGAAAGTAATGGCGGTCACAAAGACATCCATTCGTTTATCAACGCCGGATTTTCCGACAATTTGCACCCCCAGAACCTTGCCAGTGCTTTGATCGGCAACCGCCTTAATGACCATCTCATTACCGTGATAATATTCGGGCTTGTCTGGTTTAATGTTATGACAAACAACAACTTCATAGCCTTCTTTTTTTGCTTCCTTTTCCGTAAGACCAGTCTGGCCTACTGCCATCTCAAACACTTTAAAAATACCTGTCCCCAAAATTCCCCGGAACTCCAAATCGCCGCCAGTGATTTGATCACCAGTGATTCGCCCCATTTTGTTGGCAGTAGAACCTAACGGCCTATATAAAGGTTTCCCGGTAATTAAAGAGTAACTTTCCGCGCAGTCACCGCAGGCATAGATATCATCCATATTGGTTTGCATTTTTCGATTGACTTTGATGGCTCCTGTTGAACCAAGTTCAATTCCTGCTTTTTGGGCTAGTTCTACATTGGGTCTTACCCCGACAGCCATGATCACAAAATCCGCTTCGATTTCTTTGCCGCTTTTCAGTATCACTTTACTAACAGAAGGGTCTCCTTCCAGCCGGATCACTGAATCGTTAACGATTACCTGTACGCCCTTCTCCACCAGATGATCTGCCACATATACCGCAATGTCTGGATCTAAAGCAGGCATAACGTGCTCTGCCATTTCCACGACACTAACAGAGATTCCCCTCGCTGTTAAGTTTTCCGCCATTTCAAGACCGATAAATCCGGAACCGACAACAACAGCCGATTTTGGCTTGGCTGCTAGCACTTGTTCACGGATACGGTCGGCATTGATTACATTCCGTAAATAAAATACATTAGGTTTATTGCCACCCTCTATGGCAGGCACAACCGATTTTGCTCCAGTGGCAACAACCAGTTTATCATAGCTTTCCTGGAAGATTTCTAACGTAACTAGATTCTGAACCGTAAGTACTTTACGCTGTGGCTGAATTTCTAACACTTGATGTCTGGTGTATACATCCACATTATATTTCTGTTTGAAGAATGCAGCATCTCTGGGAACCAATTGTCCCCGCCCTTCCACTTCAGTTCCAATAAAGTACGGCAAGCCGCATCCTGAATAGGATACATCACTGTCTGCATCAAATAAAGTAATTTGAGCATTTTCATTGTTTCTTCTCGCTTTGGCTGCTGCAGAAGTGCCAGCAGCTACCCCGCCAATAATAATAATTTTCATAATAACCCACCTCATAAACCACCAGATTTGCCACTGGTGGCATTTTATTTTATATGATCGTGCTGATCACGATATTCCTGTAACCATTCCTTGACCTTCTCTTGAATTTCATCACGCACCTGCCGGAACTTTTGCCGGGTTTCGTCTTCTGTTCCCTCAAATGCAGCCGGGTCATCAAAGGGCCAGGATAACAACTGTCGTGCTCCTGGAAATATCACGGGACATTTGCCTTCAGCCTTTTTACAAACAGCAATGACGTAGCCAAATGACATTTTCCCTAAAAAGTCCCGAACACCCTTGGAATGCTGACCGCTAATGTCAATACCAATCTCATTCATAACCTCTACCGCATATGGATTTACTTCTGTAGGTTCAAAACCAGCACTATGAACCTCCAAGATATCATCACCATATTTTTTGAAAAAGGCTTCTGTCATTTGACTGCGTGCGCTGTTTTGCGTACATATAATGACTAATACCGCTTTCTTCATGATGCCCACTCCTCTTGTATATATTGGGTCTCCTCTCATCTAACCGTCTGCCGTATCGATTTAGCTTTAAAATATCATATTTAAATTCTTGAATATGTTTTTATCATACCCTACGATCGTTTTTCTAGTCAATGTACCCTATGTTAACATTGTGTTAATTTATTAAATAAGTACATACCTAAC from Pelosinus sp. IPA-1 encodes:
- the mobB gene encoding molybdopterin-guanine dinucleotide biosynthesis protein B, coding for MMPVVSFVGYANNGKTTFVIKVISEMKRRGYKVGTIKHDVHGFEIDYPEKDTWRHAQAGADIVCISAANKVAYIRRVAEERALDLLIQDMSDMDIVFTEGFKKENKPQIEVYRQQSGKEALGKRENLLAVVSDLQLYDEIPFFGFEDEVRLCDFLVQHFRIK
- a CDS encoding molybdenum cofactor guanylyltransferase; this translates as MSKASAIILAGGKSTRMGQDKAFLPWGESDILQYLTATLQGICQEVIVVSNRPRQMIASARVVADIIPNQGPLSGIHAGLSHARYPQAFVIGCDMPFVIPGLVKMLLDKIKNWDVVVPIYSQKQQPLFASYSKTCIPAIETLLSEGDRRVISLFTRVQCHFLHEAEWSSTAVLPGKLFYNLNTYEEYQEARKYNESW
- the arsA gene encoding arsenical pump-driving ATPase, whose product is MYNLFNPDNIKLTKYLFFTGKGGVGKTSTACATAITLADQGKKVLLVSTDPASNLQDVFGINLTSKGTPIQEVPNLVVANLNPEEAAKAYKESVIAPYKGKLPASVIQNMEEQLSGSCTVEIAAFNEFSNFITDEKTQIEYDHILFDTAPTGHTLRMLQLPSAWSNFISESTHGASCLGQLSGLESKKEVYKNAVITLADGKMTTLILISRPEYSPLQEAERASKELKELGVNNQLLVVNGVLDLDVENDEIADKLYSKQQEALRNIPESLQDTPTYRIPLRAYNVTGIKNIRMLLKEDYLEIQNYKLNKEELPKVKALIEDLYASKKRVIFTMGKGGVGKTTLAAAIAIGLAEKGLKVHLTTTDPADHLKFVVEEGHGIRLSKIDEKEELRNYTEAVLAKARETMAEEDIAYVEEDLRSPCTQEIAVFRAFAEIVDNADDEIVVIDTAPTGHTLLLLDATQSYHKEIQKSQGDIPEAVKNLLPRLRDAKETEVVIVTLPEATPVYEAMRLQEDLKRAGINNKWWVINSSLLMTNTQSPLLKTKSQNEIPWINKVDEIAQGNFAVIPWKGEEIKGKKLVELIR
- the arsD gene encoding arsenite efflux transporter metallochaperone ArsD, which codes for MSKIEIFDPAMCCATGICGPGIDQELLRVATTVNALTKKGVDIIRYGLSSEPQAFIDNKKVNDYLMKEEVEVLPITIVDGEVVKTRKYPTEDEFAQWSGVSKEEIAAAATEKENGCCCEGGCC
- a CDS encoding metalloregulator ArsR/SmtB family transcription factor, encoding MSITRIVKALGDGTRLRIVNLLRVENLCVCEIEDILQTSQSNVSRHLAKLRDAGIIYSEKKSQWVYYGINVDIIKDHSFIKTLLDEDFAKHLQYQHDIAKLRTYREQNYECGSLEITSA
- the arsB gene encoding ACR3 family arsenite efflux transporter, whose amino-acid sequence is MSTEKRLDFFERYLSLWVALCIVIGIGFGKVFPGVVDSLSKMEISHVNLPIAVLIWLMIYPMMLKIDFSAILKVGDRPKGLFITLFVNWLVKPFSMALLGWFFFKYVFIGMIGEQMANEYLAGTIILAAAPCTAMVFVWSYLTDGDPAYTLVQVAINDLLMLALFAPIVMFLLGVSNIIVPKDVLFMSVLLYIVIPLVAGYITRRILIPSRGEDWFNDKLLTPLKPVTIIALLVTLVIIFAFQGEVITNNWFSIVLIAIPIIIQVYFNSSLAYGLAKYFKVPHNIASPAALIGASNFFELAVAVTISLFGLTSGATLATVVGVLVEVPVMLSVCSFCNRTQHWFDFESKPTKEKG
- a CDS encoding metalloregulator ArsR/SmtB family transcription factor, with protein sequence MEDVALIFKALGDEIRLEIVRMLIDKELCVCDILAAFDKSQPAISHHLKILKQSGIVLDSRDGKWIYYRLNPQVFNQIEVFLQLCKMATKERYRTCSPN
- a CDS encoding FAD-dependent oxidoreductase; its protein translation is MKIIIIGGVAAGTSAAAKARRNNENAQITLFDADSDVSYSGCGLPYFIGTEVEGRGQLVPRDAAFFKQKYNVDVYTRHQVLEIQPQRKVLTVQNLVTLEIFQESYDKLVVATGAKSVVPAIEGGNKPNVFYLRNVINADRIREQVLAAKPKSAVVVGSGFIGLEMAENLTARGISVSVVEMAEHVMPALDPDIAVYVADHLVEKGVQVIVNDSVIRLEGDPSVSKVILKSGKEIEADFVIMAVGVRPNVELAQKAGIELGSTGAIKVNRKMQTNMDDIYACGDCAESYSLITGKPLYRPLGSTANKMGRITGDQITGGDLEFRGILGTGIFKVFEMAVGQTGLTEKEAKKEGYEVVVCHNIKPDKPEYYHGNEMVIKAVADQSTGKVLGVQIVGKSGVDKRMDVFVTAITFGAKAEDLFHLDLAYAPPFSTTKDPVMYTGMILDNAIRRGRELMTPTELQEKIRNGKEVQIIDARVSKQYNQAHVEGAVNIPQEQIRAALNSLDKERVTVTYCNKGVTGNAAQNILINHGFKKVYNLSGGYKNYSKNGKK
- a CDS encoding arsenate reductase ArsC — encoded protein: MKKAVLVIICTQNSARSQMTEAFFKKYGDDILEVHSAGFEPTEVNPYAVEVMNEIGIDISGQHSKGVRDFLGKMSFGYVIAVCKKAEGKCPVIFPGARQLLSWPFDDPAAFEGTEDETRQKFRQVRDEIQEKVKEWLQEYRDQHDHIK